A window from Mya arenaria isolate MELC-2E11 chromosome 9, ASM2691426v1 encodes these proteins:
- the LOC128202756 gene encoding integumentary mucin C.1-like, with protein MEKLTAMANVMCSHCQTTDLVCTQLFCAPDQLMVDITMAILEMFCISMETLFPECHTEYCESAVKRRAADFQTTETASVIGGCYPTLEWSGVYGMDQWCLTNCKSGTNDDSCPITHCVCQTGTTDGTATDPTGATGAGLGDTCLSWEASSIYRAVAGMDAWCESVCSQGGSCPSTHCACAETLQKTTTTEPTTTTAAPTTTFTSKTTTVTPATTTSASTASSTTAPASSSSSTTSTTTAATTTAATTTAATTTAATTTPTTTESTTASPPSSTESSTESSTTSSSSTITSTTSTGAQTSTRPLSTTAETLTTLPPSTTVTIATTTEQSQANITDGSSEGVVHAVMCDHAQSLGQNILTNKHCPYAEVPATSGYTGDIIGQVLGFAPKVLCSFASASRPSKQCSHMFCGESPLAVGMIQASLCRVCADFSQILGPDCAAAYC; from the exons ATGGAGAAGTTGACTGCCATGGCCAATGTGATGTGTTCCCACTGTCAAACAACAGACCTTGTGTGTACACAGCTATTCT GTGCCCCTGACCAGCTGATGGTGGATATTACCATGGCAATACTGGAGATGTTCTGTATCTCCATGGAAACACTTTTCCCAGAATGCCACACGGAGTACT GCGAGAGTGCTGTTAAAAGGAGAGCTGCTGATTTTCAAACAACTGAAACAGCAAGTGTCATTGGAGGATGTTACCCAACTCTTGAATGGTCAGGAGTTTATGGAATGGACCAATGGTGTTTGACCAACTGCAAGTCTGGAACCAATGATGACTCATGTCCAATAACACATTGTGTATGTCAAACTGGGACAACAg ATGGTACTGCCACAGACCCCACAGGTGCCACAGGGGCTGGTCTTGGTGACACATGTCTAAGCTGGGAGGCGTCCTCCATCTACAGAGCAGTGGCAG gAATGGATGCTTGGTGTGAGAGTGTTTGTAGCCAAGGAGGGAGCTGTCCATCCACTCACTGCGCGTGCGCTGAAACACTACAGAAAACCACAACAACAGAACCTACCacaacaacagcagcaccaACAACAAcctttacaagtaaaacaacaacagtgacACCGGCCACAACGACATCGGCCTCTACAGCATCATCAACAACAGCACCcgcatcatcgtcatcatcaacGACTTCCACTACAACAGCAGCCACTACAACAGCAGCCACTACAACAGCAGCTACTACAACAGCAGCCACAACAACACCTACAACTACAGAATCTACAACTGCTTCACCACCATCTTCAACGGAATCGTCAACAgaatcatcaacaacatcatcatctaGCACAATAACATCAACAACTAGCACAGGAGCTCAAACAAGCACCAGACCCTTGTCAACGACAGCGGAAACTCTTACAACACTACCACCATCAACCACTGTAACAATAGCAACAACTACAGAACAATCACAAGCTAATATAACAG ATGGGAGTTCGGAGGGGGTGGTGCATGCTGTGATGTGTGACCACGCCCAGTCACTGGGTCAGAACATTCTTACCAACAAACATTGTCCATATGCGG aggTACCAGCAACATCAGGTTATACAGGCGATATCATAG ggCAGGTGCTTGGTTTCGCTCCGAAGGTGTTATGCAGTTTTGCCTCGGCATCAAGACCCTCCAAACAGTGTTCTCACATGTTCT GTGGTGAAAGCCCACTGGCTGTTGGGATGATACAGGCCAGTCTATGTCGGGTGTGTGCGGACTTCAGCCAGATCCTGGGACCAGACTGTGCAGCAGCTTATTGCTAA
- the LOC128202757 gene encoding solute carrier family 35 member F6-like, translated as MAWTSYQVILGVVMVVTGSINTLSTKWADNQKALNLDKDYKKFDHPFLQAVGMFIGEFSCLIVYLISRCISRSRQQEHPVLDENPPRKFNPFVFLPAALCDMCGTSIMYIGLNLTFASSFQMLRGSVIIFTALLSVAFLGRIIKRHMWIGMFTVMVGLVLVGLSDILFKSSSEQQQNTNTNGVIAGDLLIIMAQIIAAVQMVYEERFVTRYNVHPLAAVGWEGFWGALSLGLLLIPFYYIHAGNFSNTAGHRLENVPDAFEQMKNNHIIIIATAGNIVSIAFFNFAGISVTKELSATTRMVLDSVRTLVIWMFSLAVKWQDFQWLQIVGFLFLVIGMSLYNDIIIMPLVRRYKEGKQLTEQDRHNSRADEREEERQRLLGSVN; from the exons ATGGCATGGACATCGTATCAAGTTATTCTGGGTGTGGTCATGGTTGTCACAGGATCCATCAACACCCTTTCAACcaa ATGGGCAGACAATCAGAAGGCACTAAATTTAGATAAAGATTATAAGAAATTTGATCATCCATTTTTGCAG GCTGTGGGGATGTTCATTGGAGAGTTCTCCTGTTTGATTGTGTATCTTATCTCGCGCTGCATTAGTAGAAGTCGGCAACAG GAGCACCCTGTGTTGGATGAGAACCCTCCTCGGAAGTTCAATCCTTTCGTCTTCCTACCGGCTGCGCTGTGTGACATGTGCGGGACCTCAATCATGTATATTGGACTAAACCTGACATTCGCATCCAGCTTTCAGATGCTGCGAG GATCTGTGATCATCTTCACCGCATTGCTGTCCGTGGCGTTCCTTGGTCGTATTATCAAGCGACACATGTGGATTGGAATGTTTACAGTCATGGTAGGACTGGTGTTGGTTGGACTGTCAGATATTCTCTTCAAGTCATCCAGCGAGCAGCagcaaaatacaaacactaATGGAGTCATTGCTG GTGACTTGTTGATCATAATGGCCCAGATTATCGCTGCCGTTCAGATGGTATACGAGGAGAGATTTGTCACAAGATACAATGTGCATCCACTTGCTGCTGTTGGCTGGGAAG GCTTTTGGGGAGCTCTAAGCCTGGGCTTGCTGTTGATACCTTTCTACTACATCCACGCGGGCAACTTCAGCAACACAGCAGGACACCGACTGGAGAACGTCCCTGACGCGTTTGAACAGATGAAGAATAATCACATCATTATCATTGCCACTGCAG GTAACATTGTGAGCATTGCATTTTTCAACTTTGCGGGTATCAGCGTAACAAAGGAGCTGAGCGCAACAACAAGAATGGTGCTGGACAGCGTGAGAACTCTCGTCATCTGGATGTTTTCCCTGGCAGTCAAATGGCAGGACTTTCAGTGGCTACAG ATAGTGGGTTTCTTGTTCCTGGTGATTGGTATGTCCCTGTACAACGACATCATCATTATGCCGCTTGTACGGCGCTACAAGGAAGGCAAGCAGCTCACGGAGCAAGATCGACACAACTCACGTGCGGACGAACGTGAAGAAGAGCGACAGAGATTGTTGG GATCCGTCAACTAG